Proteins found in one Thermodesulfobacteriota bacterium genomic segment:
- a CDS encoding type II toxin-antitoxin system RelE/ParE family toxin yields the protein MAELVRKMHPYLKKKIKSSLQIILSDPGSGKALKDELAGLRSFRVSRFRIIYRGLPKKHIEIIAIGPRERIYEETFQILNT from the coding sequence GTGGCAGAACTTGTTCGAAAAATGCACCCTTATCTTAAGAAAAAAATCAAATCGTCTTTGCAAATAATCTTATCAGATCCCGGTTCAGGAAAGGCGTTAAAGGATGAACTTGCCGGATTAAGGAGCTTTCGTGTGAGCCGATTTAGAATAATTTACAGGGGCTTGCCTAAAAAACATATTGAAATTATTGCTATTGGCCCGCGTGAACGTATATATGAGGAAACCTTCCAGATACTTAACACCTGA
- a CDS encoding antitoxin MazE family protein, whose protein sequence is MAPSATEKMKKYRERLRGAGLRPVQIWVPDKRSGKLAAEVRRQSLLVAADHRTESETGKWIEQVADTEGWEWND, encoded by the coding sequence ATGGCCCCGAGTGCAACGGAAAAGATGAAGAAGTACAGAGAAAGGCTACGGGGAGCCGGGTTGCGGCCGGTGCAGATCTGGGTTCCGGATAAGCGGTCCGGGAAGCTTGCGGCCGAGGTGCGGCGGCAATCGCTGCTCGTTGCCGCCGACCACCGCACCGAGTCCGAGACGGGTAAGTGGATTGAGCAGGTCGCCGATACCGAGGGGTGGGAGTGGAACGACTGA
- the rbfA gene encoding 30S ribosome-binding factor RbfA has translation MKLSYKRADRLGEFIQTEVSDIILRKIKDPRISLVTITGVDVSDDLSMARIYFSVMGDEKQRQKAMDGLKSATGFIKKSLGSRLELRHVPDIEFHYDRSFEYGERIDKLLGEIKEDHGDS, from the coding sequence GTGAAACTTTCATATAAAAGAGCGGATAGACTCGGCGAGTTTATTCAGACAGAGGTATCTGATATTATTTTAAGAAAGATTAAAGATCCGCGCATTAGCCTGGTAACAATTACCGGGGTAGATGTAAGCGACGATCTTAGTATGGCCAGGATCTATTTCAGCGTCATGGGAGATGAGAAACAACGCCAAAAGGCTATGGACGGATTGAAAAGCGCCACGGGATTTATTAAAAAATCCCTCGGTTCCCGGCTTGAGCTTCGCCATGTCCCGGACATAGAATTCCATTACGACCGTTCCTTTGAATATGGCGAGCGTATTGATAAATTACTCGGAGAGATAAAAGAAGACCATGGCGATAGTTGA
- the infB gene encoding translation initiation factor IF-2 → MSKIRIYELAKELQMDNKQLLAQVKEMGYDVKSHMSVLEEGDVQRIKDIITGVRAEVVVDERVRPNVIRRRTKVVQTEPEPEQKTAAEAPPEAADETLPRSPVEKVEAEEQEAAGEEEPPPVSAGPVQEAPAPTQRPKKEYARIIHRPDVVKPAKPEEQRKREPIRETAKPAPVVKKPPVKPVAGAVTEAERPEPASKEVARKKQGKKLVEVVPENIEQRKKTVLRRREIIEKSQLYDRAGGEGRLRPRKSERFAAKKKQTTEVTIPKAIKRRIKVDDTILVGELAKRMGIKGNEVIKKLMQLGVMVTINQVIDFDAAALVGAEFGYEIEKASFEETDLLQIKEVSEGDLAARPPVVTIMGHVDHGKTSLLDAIRHTNVTAGEAGGITQHIGAYHVNIDGRDIVFLDTPGHEAFTAMRARGAKVTDVVVLVVAADDGVMEQTKEAVNHARAAEVPIIVAINKIDKPEANPDRVKRELAELGLLPEDWGGQAIFAEVSAKQKKGIKELLELILLQAEILELKAAPKRSARGRIIEAKIDKGRGPVATVLIQKGTLKQGDPFVCGQFFGKVRAMFDDNGIRVVAAGPSMPILVQGLSGIPMAGDEFIVVEDEKKAKQVSAFRRQKLREVELSQVTKISLEKLFEKMKEGEVKELKLVLKADVQGSLEALSDALTKLSTPAIRVNVIHGSTGAITESDVLLASASDAIVIGFNVRPHSRVQELAEQEKVDMRTYDVIYQIIDDVRNAMSGLLEPIYEEKVLGRAEVRQIFAVSKIGTICGSFITEGKIERGAKARLVRDGVVTYNGRFASLRRFKEDVKEVQSGYECGIGLENYNDVKVGDVIEAYVLKEVRPTL, encoded by the coding sequence ATGTCAAAAATAAGAATTTACGAGTTGGCCAAGGAACTGCAAATGGATAACAAGCAACTCCTGGCACAAGTTAAAGAGATGGGATATGACGTCAAAAGCCATATGAGCGTTTTAGAAGAGGGCGATGTCCAAAGGATAAAAGATATAATTACAGGAGTTCGGGCGGAGGTAGTGGTAGATGAGCGCGTACGGCCGAATGTTATTCGTAGGCGCACCAAAGTGGTACAGACTGAACCTGAGCCGGAACAAAAGACAGCGGCCGAGGCGCCGCCGGAAGCGGCAGATGAAACCTTGCCCCGGTCTCCTGTAGAAAAGGTTGAGGCAGAGGAACAAGAAGCTGCCGGGGAAGAAGAGCCGCCGCCAGTCTCTGCCGGGCCTGTTCAGGAGGCGCCTGCGCCGACGCAGAGACCAAAAAAAGAGTATGCGCGGATCATTCACAGGCCGGATGTAGTAAAACCAGCCAAACCCGAAGAACAAAGAAAAAGGGAACCGATCCGGGAAACAGCTAAGCCTGCTCCGGTTGTGAAAAAGCCCCCGGTCAAACCGGTTGCCGGGGCGGTTACTGAAGCGGAAAGGCCGGAACCGGCGTCGAAAGAAGTCGCAAGAAAGAAACAGGGCAAAAAACTGGTTGAAGTTGTGCCGGAAAATATTGAACAGCGTAAAAAAACCGTGTTGCGGCGCCGGGAAATCATCGAGAAAAGCCAGCTTTATGACCGCGCAGGCGGCGAAGGGAGGCTGCGGCCCAGGAAATCGGAGAGATTTGCCGCAAAGAAGAAACAGACGACCGAAGTCACCATTCCCAAGGCCATCAAACGGCGTATTAAGGTTGATGATACCATCCTGGTCGGTGAGCTGGCCAAGCGGATGGGTATTAAAGGGAATGAGGTTATTAAGAAGCTCATGCAGCTCGGCGTCATGGTAACCATCAATCAGGTCATCGACTTTGACGCCGCGGCGCTGGTGGGCGCTGAATTCGGCTATGAAATAGAGAAGGCCTCGTTTGAAGAGACTGATTTGCTGCAAATCAAGGAAGTATCAGAAGGCGATCTCGCGGCCAGGCCTCCGGTGGTCACCATCATGGGCCATGTCGATCATGGTAAAACCTCTCTGCTCGATGCCATCCGCCATACAAATGTTACGGCCGGTGAGGCCGGGGGTATAACGCAACATATCGGCGCCTATCACGTCAACATCGACGGCCGGGATATTGTTTTTCTGGATACACCGGGGCATGAGGCGTTTACCGCTATGCGCGCGCGGGGCGCCAAGGTCACAGATGTGGTGGTTTTAGTAGTGGCGGCGGATGACGGCGTTATGGAGCAGACGAAAGAAGCTGTAAACCATGCCCGGGCGGCTGAAGTTCCTATAATAGTGGCTATAAACAAGATTGATAAGCCTGAGGCCAATCCCGACCGGGTAAAACGTGAACTGGCTGAGTTGGGCCTGCTTCCCGAGGATTGGGGGGGACAGGCTATATTTGCTGAAGTCTCGGCCAAACAGAAAAAAGGGATAAAGGAATTATTGGAGTTAATTCTGCTGCAGGCAGAGATATTGGAGTTGAAGGCCGCTCCTAAAAGATCGGCCAGAGGCAGGATTATAGAGGCCAAGATCGATAAGGGGCGCGGCCCGGTAGCCACAGTCCTGATACAGAAAGGAACGCTGAAGCAGGGCGATCCATTTGTCTGCGGGCAGTTTTTCGGCAAGGTCCGGGCCATGTTTGATGACAATGGAATCCGGGTGGTTGCGGCCGGCCCGTCCATGCCTATTCTGGTGCAAGGTTTATCCGGAATCCCTATGGCGGGAGACGAATTTATCGTGGTGGAAGATGAGAAAAAGGCCAAACAGGTAAGCGCCTTTCGGCGACAAAAGCTGAGAGAGGTAGAGCTGAGCCAGGTAACCAAGATATCGCTGGAAAAATTGTTCGAAAAGATGAAAGAGGGCGAGGTTAAGGAATTAAAGCTCGTCCTTAAGGCCGATGTGCAGGGTTCTCTCGAGGCATTGAGCGATGCGCTCACAAAATTGAGCACCCCGGCGATCAGGGTTAATGTTATCCATGGTTCTACCGGCGCTATAACCGAAAGCGACGTACTCCTGGCCTCGGCATCTGATGCTATCGTCATTGGGTTCAATGTCCGCCCCCATTCCAGGGTGCAGGAACTGGCCGAGCAGGAAAAAGTGGATATGCGCACCTACGACGTTATTTATCAGATTATAGACGATGTCCGCAACGCCATGAGCGGCCTCCTTGAACCTATTTATGAAGAGAAGGTGCTGGGGCGGGCTGAGGTTAGACAAATATTCGCTGTTTCCAAAATAGGCACAATATGCGGCAGCTTTATTACAGAGGGCAAGATCGAGAGAGGAGCCAAGGCCCGGCTTGTTCGGGATGGCGTGGTTACCTACAACGGGCGCTTCGCTTCTCTGCGGCGGTTCAAAGAGGATGTAAAGGAAGTCCAGTCCGGTTATGAGTGCGGCATCGGTCTGGAAAACTACAACGACGTTAAGGTCGGCGACGTGATAGAAGCCTATGTACTCAAAGAGGTAAGGCCGACTCTTTGA
- a CDS encoding DUF503 domain-containing protein — translation MISERQRHTGMVIGICRLDMHLPENGSLKGKRKVIKSIIARVRDKFNVSIGEVDGHDLWQRAQLGIAAVGNDRRVVNSALDKIAGFVESLGLAEVLEIKIEIINL, via the coding sequence TTGATTTCGGAGCGGCAGCGGCACACGGGGATGGTAATCGGTATCTGTCGGCTGGATATGCACTTGCCGGAGAACGGCTCTTTAAAGGGCAAACGGAAGGTAATTAAGAGCATTATAGCCCGGGTGCGCGACAAGTTTAACGTCTCCATCGGTGAAGTGGACGGCCATGATTTATGGCAGAGGGCGCAATTGGGGATAGCGGCCGTGGGCAATGATCGCAGAGTGGTCAACAGCGCCTTAGATAAGATAGCGGGTTTTGTTGAGTCCCTGGGCTTGGCCGAGGTACTGGAGATAAAGATAGAGATTATAAATCTTTAG
- the nusA gene encoding transcription termination factor NusA produces MISELKHVIDQISKDKGIDRAILIEALEEAIKSAAKKKYGQRRDLEVSFNEELGEMEVFQFREVVEKLTDEQTQISLEEGRKLDAGCQIGDSLGTKMDTSGFGRIAAQAAKQVIIQRMKDAEQDVIYDDFRNRKGEIVNGIVQRFEKGNVIINLGRTDAVLPVEEQISRENYRRGDRVRTVIIDVRKHSAKEPQVVLSRTHPLFLSRLFEMEVPEISESIVQIMGVAREPGSRSKIAVVSNDSDVDPVGACVGMRGSRVQNVVQELKGERIDIVSWNADIAKYVCNALSPAEVTRVIMDESNKSMEVVVADDQLSLAIGKQGQNVRLAARLVGWKIDVKGESKYAKMMHEGYQSLIKIQGVGEGIADALFERGVTSVDELSNVTVEELLQLESMTEQQAQEIIRAAREYASAHPAEEAVLNEEEGE; encoded by the coding sequence ATGATTTCCGAGCTGAAACATGTTATTGACCAGATAAGTAAAGACAAAGGCATTGATCGGGCCATACTTATCGAAGCCCTGGAAGAGGCTATCAAGTCTGCGGCCAAGAAAAAGTACGGTCAACGCCGTGACCTGGAGGTCAGTTTCAATGAAGAACTGGGCGAGATGGAGGTTTTTCAATTCCGTGAGGTGGTGGAGAAGTTAACGGACGAACAGACCCAGATATCTCTTGAGGAAGGACGAAAGCTGGACGCGGGGTGTCAAATCGGCGACAGCCTGGGGACGAAGATGGACACCAGCGGGTTTGGCCGTATAGCCGCTCAGGCTGCCAAGCAGGTGATTATTCAGAGGATGAAAGACGCCGAGCAGGATGTTATTTATGACGATTTCAGAAACCGCAAGGGTGAGATAGTGAACGGAATTGTACAACGTTTTGAGAAAGGAAACGTCATTATCAATCTTGGCCGTACAGACGCCGTATTGCCGGTTGAAGAACAGATAAGCCGCGAGAATTATCGCCGTGGCGATCGCGTAAGGACCGTAATAATAGATGTTCGCAAACATAGCGCCAAGGAGCCGCAGGTTGTTCTTTCGCGCACCCATCCTTTATTTTTGTCCAGACTTTTTGAGATGGAAGTCCCTGAGATCAGCGAGTCTATAGTGCAGATTATGGGTGTGGCCCGTGAGCCGGGCAGCAGATCAAAGATCGCCGTGGTTTCTAATGATTCCGACGTTGATCCGGTAGGGGCATGCGTTGGTATGAGGGGTTCGCGGGTACAGAATGTGGTGCAGGAGTTGAAGGGGGAACGGATTGATATTGTTTCATGGAATGCAGACATAGCAAAATATGTATGTAATGCCCTGTCGCCGGCCGAGGTTACGCGTGTGATTATGGATGAGAGCAACAAATCCATGGAGGTTGTTGTCGCAGATGATCAGCTTTCACTGGCTATCGGTAAGCAGGGGCAGAACGTACGCCTGGCCGCCCGCCTGGTAGGGTGGAAAATTGATGTAAAAGGCGAGAGCAAGTACGCAAAGATGATGCACGAAGGATATCAGTCATTAATTAAGATTCAAGGGGTAGGAGAAGGCATCGCTGACGCCCTCTTTGAAAGGGGCGTTACCTCAGTCGATGAACTTTCAAATGTCACTGTAGAAGAGCTTCTTCAACTGGAAAGCATGACCGAACAACAGGCGCAGGAAATCATCCGGGCCGCCCGGGAATATGCTTCGGCGCATCCTGCCGAAGAGGCTGTTTTAAACGAGGAAGAGGGGGAGTAA
- a CDS encoding type II toxin-antitoxin system Phd/YefM family antitoxin, giving the protein MMKILSLSEVKMKLSGLVELVSSTDEEIVITKNGSPAAVLISPDEFENWKETIAVRSDTTLMDEIRKGLKSLKSRKARLYTLDELVR; this is encoded by the coding sequence ATGATGAAAATTTTGTCGCTGTCAGAGGTAAAAATGAAATTAAGCGGACTTGTTGAACTGGTGAGTTCCACTGATGAAGAGATAGTGATTACAAAGAATGGCTCTCCGGCCGCTGTTTTGATAAGTCCTGACGAGTTTGAAAACTGGAAAGAAACAATCGCGGTTCGATCTGATACAACATTGATGGATGAAATCAGAAAAGGATTAAAGTCCTTAAAAAGCAGGAAGGCCCGCCTTTACACACTGGATGAACTTGTAAGGTAG
- the rimP gene encoding ribosome maturation factor RimP gives MIISPQEVKRIIEEVAAIAEPLIDAEGMELVDIEYRKEQVGWVLRLFVDKEQGITLDDCTAVSRELGNLLDVKDPVPHSYHLEISSPGLNRPLKKEKDLLRFRGKKVRIKTVHPIGNRKNFVGILSDYKDGTIYVRIDQESFAIPYKEVARANLEWEF, from the coding sequence ATGATTATATCGCCACAGGAAGTAAAGAGGATTATAGAGGAGGTTGCGGCCATAGCCGAACCCCTTATTGATGCGGAAGGCATGGAATTAGTGGATATTGAGTATCGCAAGGAACAGGTGGGTTGGGTCTTGAGGCTGTTTGTAGACAAGGAGCAGGGGATTACCCTGGATGACTGTACCGCCGTAAGTCGTGAATTGGGAAATCTGCTGGACGTAAAAGACCCGGTGCCCCATTCTTATCATTTGGAGATTTCGTCTCCAGGCCTGAACAGGCCTCTTAAGAAAGAAAAAGATCTTCTGCGGTTCAGGGGGAAAAAAGTTAGAATAAAAACCGTCCACCCGATCGGTAATCGCAAGAATTTTGTCGGTATCTTGTCGGATTATAAGGATGGCACTATTTATGTGCGCATAGACCAGGAGTCGTTTGCCATACCTTATAAAGAAGTAGCAAGGGCGAATTTAGAGTGGGAATTCTGA